From a single Lolium rigidum isolate FL_2022 chromosome 7, APGP_CSIRO_Lrig_0.1, whole genome shotgun sequence genomic region:
- the LOC124672944 gene encoding zinc finger CCCH domain-containing protein 37-like, producing MDVADIHTLQLPLKGNGAFGSMAAGDQAVPAHGERRQLWASMPEEFWLYIYKVQLCPRPSNHDWTRCPYAHNGERARRRDPRIYRYIAAPCLQYRGQQPPSCRHGLRCRYAHGVYEMWLHPSRFRTQMCLARTRTRCPRQICFFAHSAAELRGDEHIAAAELRGSVYIAVTGVSLPMVPSLPLSPPCIQKPHVYAPPASPPPAAVSRDQPFDDQDMANRLRLLSLYSAFEADTLFSSTAIAAATVATAAPAAATEPTMVALLDGGGEGVKCSHCVEEEDSMLNDYQYPHIDLIIDLVS from the coding sequence ATGGACGTGGCCGACATCCACACCTTGCAGTTGCCCCTAAAAGGAAACGGAGCCTTCGGCAGCATGGCGGCCGGGGACCAGGCGGTTCCGGCGCACGGGGAGCGCCGACAACTGTGGGCTTCCATGCCGGAGGAGTTCTGGCTCTACATATACAAGGTGCAGCTGTGCCCGCGGCCGAGCAACCACGACTGGACCAGGTGCCCATATGCGCACAATGGCGAGCGCGCACGCCGCCGCGACCCGCGCATCTACCGCTACATCGCCGCCCCATGCTTGCAATACCGCGGGCAGCAGCCGCCGAGCTGCCGACACGGGCTCAGGTGTCGTTACGCGCACGGTGTGTACGAGATGTGGCTGCACCCGTCCCGGTTCCGCACGCAGATGTGCTTGGCCaggaccaggacacgctgcccgcGCCAGATCTGCTTCTTCGCTCACTCCGCCGCCGAGCTTAGGGGCGACGAACacatcgccgccgccgagctcAGGGGCAGCGTCTACATCGCTGTTACCGGCGTGTCGCTACCGATGGTACCATCCCTGCCGTTGTCGCCACCTTGTATACAGAAGCCCCATGTTTATGCTCCTCCAGCTTCACCACCACCGGCGGCTGTTTCACGTGACCAGCCGTTCGATGATCAAGACATGGCTAACAGGCTTCGGCTCCTGAGCCTGTACTCTGCCTTTGAAGCTGACACCTTGTTTTCTTCCACTGCCATAGCCGCAGCTACTGTGGCCACTGCTGCTCCCGCTGCCGCCACTGAGCCAACGATGGTGGCCTTACTGGACGGTGGTGGTGAGGGCGTCAAGTGCAGCCATTGcgtggaggaggaagactccaTGCTGAATGACTACCAGTACCCGCACATTGATCTCATCATAGACTTGGTGAGCTAA